One Sulfoacidibacillus ferrooxidans DNA window includes the following coding sequences:
- a CDS encoding carbohydrate ABC transporter permease: MQKLAIYSLTFRQKNTLIGWSFVLPAVGLLSVFGIGSIAYVLYLSLLRWNLIDPTPTFVGLANYNQLLHSTSFLHAILRTLFYLVVSTGITLPLSLFLAVLLHEPFRGVRIFRALFFIPYVAPTVASAIAWSWLFEPHHGLINYFLRVFHMPAQPWLGSPNQAMLVIILLYVWQFTGYFIVLFLNGLQNVPVPLYEAAQMDGANRWQQFYRVTLPMITPTLFFVMTMSIIFSFLSFDQVYVLTNGGPADSTTTIIYYLFLQGFQFFHIGIAAAVAVLLLLFLAVITYLQFKGESKWVHHQM; encoded by the coding sequence TTGCAAAAACTGGCGATCTATTCTCTCACGTTTCGCCAGAAAAACACGCTCATCGGTTGGAGTTTTGTATTGCCTGCGGTGGGACTTCTGAGTGTTTTTGGCATCGGATCTATCGCCTATGTGCTTTATCTTAGTTTACTGCGTTGGAATCTGATTGACCCAACACCAACTTTCGTAGGGTTAGCCAATTACAACCAGCTCCTTCACAGCACAAGCTTTTTGCATGCCATTTTGCGAACCTTGTTTTATTTAGTTGTAAGTACGGGTATTACCTTGCCACTTAGTCTCTTTCTTGCAGTTTTACTACATGAACCATTTCGTGGCGTGCGTATATTTCGAGCTCTGTTTTTCATACCCTACGTGGCGCCAACAGTAGCAAGTGCGATCGCGTGGTCTTGGTTGTTTGAACCACATCACGGTTTGATCAATTATTTTTTGCGCGTGTTCCATATGCCTGCACAACCGTGGCTTGGAAGTCCCAATCAAGCGATGCTGGTGATTATCCTGCTATATGTATGGCAATTTACAGGATATTTTATCGTGCTTTTTCTAAACGGCCTTCAAAATGTACCAGTACCGCTTTATGAGGCAGCCCAAATGGACGGCGCCAATCGGTGGCAACAATTCTATCGTGTCACGCTACCTATGATTACGCCCACCCTGTTTTTCGTCATGACGATGTCAATCATTTTTTCTTTTCTATCCTTTGACCAAGTATATGTGTTAACCAATGGTGGTCCTGCAGATAGCACCACAACCATCATTTACTATCTTTTTTTACAAGGGTTTCAATTCTTTCACATCGGCATAGCGGCTGCAGTTGCGGTATTGCTCCTTCTTTTCCTTGCTGTGATCACTTACTTGCAATTTAAGGGGGAAAGCAAGTGGGTACACCATCAAATGTAG
- a CDS encoding carbohydrate ABC transporter permease — translation MGTPSNVVTTSLSSVQKRHLIRSKRVPMRKIINISVLTMIAAVFFMPLWWMADTSLLSNQQVFDYPPHYIPWHPQWTNFIAAWDQPYFSRYMLNSIIIAVAIVIGQLVTSSLAAYAIARVPFRGKKIAYGLILATFMIPVQVTFIPMFLMMKEFNWIDTYQALIVPFLGSAFATFWLVQAFRQVPQVILDAAQMDGAGHMWILTRIVLPMCKPSLLSVAFLNFVFHYNDLFWPLITTQSNSMRTVPVGLTYMIANDGSGTSWSTLMASSLLAILPALLLFFIGQKYFVQGTAHTAIKE, via the coding sequence GTGGGTACACCATCAAATGTAGTCACGACATCGCTGTCTAGCGTACAAAAACGACATCTTATACGAAGCAAACGTGTTCCTATGAGAAAAATAATCAACATCTCTGTGCTTACAATGATCGCTGCGGTTTTTTTCATGCCGCTATGGTGGATGGCAGATACTTCTCTCTTATCCAATCAACAGGTATTCGACTATCCACCGCATTATATCCCATGGCATCCACAGTGGACAAATTTTATCGCAGCTTGGGATCAACCGTACTTTTCACGATACATGCTAAACTCGATCATCATTGCTGTAGCCATCGTGATCGGCCAACTTGTGACATCATCACTCGCCGCTTACGCCATTGCAAGAGTACCTTTTCGGGGGAAAAAGATCGCATATGGATTGATCTTAGCCACCTTTATGATCCCTGTGCAAGTTACCTTTATCCCGATGTTCCTCATGATGAAAGAGTTCAATTGGATCGATACTTATCAAGCGCTAATCGTACCTTTCTTGGGCTCTGCATTCGCTACATTTTGGTTAGTTCAGGCATTTCGCCAAGTTCCGCAAGTGATTCTCGATGCTGCGCAAATGGACGGTGCGGGTCACATGTGGATACTCACTCGTATCGTATTGCCGATGTGTAAACCATCCTTATTGTCAGTCGCGTTTTTAAACTTCGTGTTTCACTACAATGATCTGTTTTGGCCACTCATTACCACTCAGTCCAATAGCATGCGCACAGTTCCTGTTGGTCTAACGTACATGATTGCCAATGACGGCAGCGGAACATCGTGGAGCACGCTGATGGCAAGTAGTTTATTAGCCATCCTCCCTGCACTCCTGCTCTTTTTCATTGGCCAGAAATATTTCGTACAAGGTACCGCGCATACGGCAATCAAAGAGTAA
- a CDS encoding ABC transporter substrate-binding protein — MKMKTISLGVLLVLSSSIALTGCGSQSAAQSTTNPTTSSANIASTSSSTPVQVTFWEGMSGQLGQVLQQMVQKFNATHPGIHVNAVYQGSYSGDGPLQEKLMAAIASGKVPDMVQLEIHSTPLFASSGALQPLDSYMASSKNDQKSDFLPGLLNNTSYQGTTYGIPFNRSVPVLYYNPTLFAAAHIQTAPATWAQLAQDAAKLTKKSNGTTSVYGFEPVNQWWFFESLVWSDGGHLLNPTLTEATFDTPQAEAGMKLWQTMQSQGTLAVNAGPNEWTQTIEDFGHGRTAMYIGSAGDMGQIAQTGVTYRTAFMPKFTQYAVPTGGANAVIMQKAPAAQKAAAWTFIKWFTSVPQTIEWSEQTGYLPVKQAALSAPALTSYYAQHPNHKVPVEELAYAKQAPLSPDYLQVYQYIQDAMDQIMDSQTPVSTALHQAVQKSDQALSQPQ, encoded by the coding sequence ATGAAAATGAAAACCATCAGTTTAGGTGTCCTGCTTGTTCTTAGTTCATCCATAGCACTCACGGGTTGTGGTTCACAGTCGGCTGCACAATCTACGACCAATCCAACGACAAGTAGTGCAAATATTGCTTCCACATCATCGAGTACTCCTGTACAAGTGACCTTTTGGGAAGGCATGTCTGGCCAATTGGGCCAGGTGCTCCAACAGATGGTACAAAAATTTAACGCCACACACCCAGGAATACATGTCAACGCAGTCTATCAGGGAAGTTATTCTGGCGATGGCCCATTACAAGAAAAACTGATGGCTGCTATCGCTTCAGGTAAAGTCCCCGATATGGTTCAATTAGAAATTCACTCAACGCCATTATTTGCATCAAGCGGTGCATTACAGCCCCTAGATAGCTATATGGCATCTAGTAAAAACGATCAGAAATCAGACTTCTTACCGGGGCTCTTAAATAACACGTCTTATCAAGGCACCACTTATGGCATTCCTTTTAATCGAAGCGTCCCCGTGTTGTACTACAATCCAACATTGTTTGCAGCTGCACATATCCAAACAGCACCCGCGACCTGGGCACAGTTAGCACAGGATGCTGCAAAATTGACGAAAAAAAGCAATGGAACAACGTCAGTCTATGGTTTTGAGCCAGTTAATCAGTGGTGGTTTTTTGAATCTCTCGTATGGTCCGATGGAGGTCATTTATTAAACCCTACACTCACTGAAGCAACATTTGATACACCACAGGCGGAAGCTGGAATGAAGTTGTGGCAAACCATGCAATCCCAAGGAACACTGGCTGTCAATGCTGGACCTAATGAATGGACGCAAACGATCGAAGATTTTGGTCATGGCCGCACTGCCATGTACATTGGCTCCGCTGGTGATATGGGGCAAATCGCACAAACAGGAGTAACGTACCGTACAGCGTTTATGCCTAAATTCACGCAATATGCTGTGCCAACGGGTGGTGCCAATGCGGTAATCATGCAAAAAGCCCCTGCGGCTCAAAAAGCTGCAGCGTGGACATTTATTAAGTGGTTTACGAGTGTACCACAAACGATTGAATGGAGTGAACAAACGGGGTATCTACCTGTCAAACAAGCGGCGCTATCTGCTCCTGCACTCACGAGTTACTATGCGCAACATCCAAATCACAAGGTTCCGGTCGAAGAATTAGCTTATGCTAAACAAGCACCGCTATCCCCAGATTATCTACAAGTCTATCAATACATTCAGGATGCAATGGATCAAATCATGGATAGCCAAACACCCGTTTCTACTGCATTGCATCAAGCGGTTCAAAAGTCTGACCAAGCATTGAGTCAACCACAGTAA
- a CDS encoding glycerophosphodiester phosphodiesterase, with product MLSIQELFATIPEIHVAHRGASAQYPENTMSAFINAAHLGAHMIELDVHLTADEQLVVMHDATLDRTTNGTGSIGSLRFSDMEYLDAGSWRNPASEHMPIPRLGDVLRWLPNHLCVNIELKGTPQNKEGLAKNVLKEVIAYECEGRVLLSSFNHELLAVIRHMNTEIPLGAIYCGRPWPLLSLAETLQLFSLHAHIADIDREWAQRVLSGGYEVVAWTLRHASQVHHCRQAGVKALVVDDLSLLTTPYNHSHQNLVI from the coding sequence ATGCTATCCATACAAGAGCTTTTTGCTACAATCCCTGAAATACATGTCGCCCACCGTGGCGCAAGCGCACAGTACCCCGAAAACACGATGTCCGCATTCATAAATGCTGCGCATCTTGGTGCACATATGATTGAACTGGATGTCCACCTTACAGCAGATGAACAACTTGTCGTGATGCACGATGCGACACTAGATCGCACCACAAATGGAACAGGTTCGATCGGTTCCTTGCGTTTTAGTGACATGGAATATCTGGATGCTGGCAGCTGGCGCAATCCTGCATCTGAACATATGCCTATACCCAGGTTAGGTGATGTACTGCGCTGGTTACCAAACCATCTCTGCGTCAACATTGAGCTAAAGGGCACCCCCCAAAACAAAGAGGGCTTAGCAAAAAATGTACTAAAAGAAGTCATAGCCTATGAGTGTGAAGGTCGGGTGCTGCTCTCTTCATTTAATCATGAACTGTTAGCTGTGATTCGTCATATGAACACAGAAATTCCTTTAGGTGCTATCTACTGCGGCCGTCCCTGGCCGCTACTTAGCCTAGCAGAAACACTGCAACTCTTTAGTTTGCACGCCCACATCGCAGATATCGATCGCGAGTGGGCGCAGCGTGTTCTATCAGGAGGTTATGAAGTCGTTGCATGGACACTGCGTCATGCGTCACAAGTTCACCACTGCCGACAAGCAGGTGTAAAGGCGCTTGTGGTCGATGACTTATCCTTGCTGACAACACCTTATAACCATTCACACCAGAACTTGGTCATATAA
- a CDS encoding ketopantoate reductase family protein, giving the protein MRIAILGAGSLGTIAGAYIAAAGQDVELIDVNQAHVHALNQSGAQVVGTLQFTAPVHAITPDQMSGKYDLVLLLTKQLYNDAVLQHLLPYIGEQSVVCSLQNGIPEEKVASIVGRKRVIAGSVEYGATWMEPGVSSLTTEAEMFKKYAFQIGELDGVTTKRIERIQAILDLVGGTHISDNLVGTKWSKLLINNAFSGMSAALGGTYGDVLDDAIGIRSAVHIADETIKVGHAYGVNFAKMNGFDVASLEVNSNADIKAHIHTLRVILQPTRLLKASMLQDLEKKRQTEIDFINGVIPQLAKERGLVAPYNELVVELVKQAESAQSVPRFNENIARFEKLYDQVLV; this is encoded by the coding sequence ATGAGAATCGCTATTTTAGGAGCAGGTTCTTTAGGGACGATCGCAGGAGCCTATATTGCTGCAGCAGGACAAGATGTCGAGTTAATCGATGTCAATCAAGCACATGTTCATGCCCTGAATCAATCGGGTGCACAAGTGGTTGGAACGCTACAATTTACAGCACCAGTTCATGCGATCACCCCCGATCAGATGTCAGGTAAGTATGATTTGGTCTTATTGCTCACAAAACAACTTTATAATGATGCCGTTCTTCAGCATCTGTTACCTTATATCGGTGAACAAAGTGTCGTGTGCTCATTGCAAAATGGTATACCGGAGGAAAAAGTAGCTTCTATCGTGGGGCGCAAACGTGTTATTGCTGGGTCTGTTGAATATGGAGCGACGTGGATGGAACCAGGTGTATCCAGTCTTACAACAGAAGCTGAGATGTTTAAAAAATATGCATTTCAAATTGGCGAGTTAGATGGTGTAACCACCAAGAGAATCGAGCGTATTCAAGCGATCTTAGACCTAGTGGGTGGCACGCACATCTCTGATAATTTAGTGGGGACGAAATGGTCTAAGTTGCTTATTAACAATGCGTTTAGTGGAATGTCCGCAGCACTTGGTGGCACGTACGGCGACGTACTAGATGATGCCATAGGCATACGGAGTGCTGTGCACATAGCGGATGAAACCATAAAAGTTGGACATGCATATGGCGTAAATTTTGCTAAAATGAATGGGTTTGATGTGGCGTCCTTAGAAGTCAATAGTAACGCCGATATTAAAGCGCATATCCACACGCTTCGCGTGATCCTGCAACCTACTAGGCTTTTGAAAGCAAGTATGTTGCAGGATCTTGAGAAGAAGCGTCAAACAGAAATTGATTTTATTAACGGAGTCATACCTCAACTCGCAAAAGAGAGAGGCCTTGTGGCACCGTACAATGAATTGGTCGTTGAACTCGTTAAACAAGCAGAAAGTGCTCAGTCTGTTCCGCGTTTCAACGAGAACATAGCACGCTTTGAGAAGTTATATGACCAAGTTCTGGTGTGA
- a CDS encoding acetoacetate decarboxylase translates to MKIDIHDLSKNLTTPLTAPAYSVPTYKFVNREYLNIVYRTDVNALRAAVPEPLEIDEESPLVRFEVMWMPDVSGLGVYTESGQVIPVQFNNEEGDYVHSMYVDNFPAIASGRELTAYPKKWGAPKLYVDSDTLVGTLDYGSLRVATATMGYKHVELDLEEARKEICRPNFMMKIATDYNGQLRICDLVRTQITDAHIKGAWTGPARLQLFEHALAPLADLPVQEVVSASHIVADVTLNPAKPVYNYLLH, encoded by the coding sequence ATGAAAATTGACATCCATGATCTATCTAAAAACTTAACTACACCCCTTACTGCACCAGCTTACTCGGTGCCCACCTATAAGTTTGTCAATCGCGAATATCTGAACATTGTTTACCGAACGGATGTAAACGCGCTGCGCGCGGCTGTGCCTGAACCACTGGAGATCGATGAAGAGTCACCGCTTGTCCGCTTTGAAGTCATGTGGATGCCCGATGTGTCTGGTCTTGGCGTGTATACCGAATCAGGACAGGTAATTCCTGTGCAGTTTAATAATGAGGAAGGTGACTATGTACATTCAATGTACGTAGATAACTTTCCAGCCATTGCAAGTGGAAGAGAACTGACCGCCTACCCTAAGAAGTGGGGTGCACCTAAGCTCTATGTCGATTCGGATACATTGGTGGGAACGCTCGATTACGGGTCACTTCGTGTAGCGACTGCTACGATGGGATATAAACATGTTGAACTTGATCTAGAAGAGGCTCGCAAGGAAATTTGTCGTCCAAATTTTATGATGAAAATCGCGACAGATTACAATGGACAATTGCGGATTTGTGACTTGGTTCGCACGCAAATCACTGATGCACACATCAAGGGCGCGTGGACTGGACCTGCGCGACTCCAATTATTTGAGCATGCACTTGCACCACTTGCTGATCTTCCAGTGCAAGAAGTGGTATCTGCATCACACATTGTGGCTGATGTGACGTTGAATCCCGCGAAGCCTGTATATAATTATTTGCTTCACTAA
- a CDS encoding TetR/AcrR family transcriptional regulator, translating into MSTTRQRVIDAAIKSFSMFGYKGTTMDQVAKIADVSKGTIYMFFASKDELFAFILDGIAEELQQIASKAFCATDQFLENLENAIVQILNYRSKHELLVKLSLEVKELGTTKVVAGLQHIERSIIQFIASEIRQGQERNDIAECHPEVVAFIILRTYTTLVNEWDKQFAPITNDEIRETFYQVFVRGLRPTLRTESETH; encoded by the coding sequence ATGTCCACGACAAGACAAAGAGTCATAGATGCCGCTATCAAGTCGTTCTCCATGTTTGGTTACAAAGGAACGACGATGGACCAGGTGGCCAAAATTGCAGATGTAAGTAAAGGCACGATCTATATGTTCTTTGCAAGTAAAGATGAGTTGTTTGCCTTTATTCTTGATGGCATTGCAGAGGAACTTCAACAAATCGCAAGCAAAGCATTTTGTGCCACCGATCAATTCCTAGAAAATTTAGAAAATGCAATCGTTCAAATCCTAAACTACCGTTCAAAACACGAGTTGTTAGTCAAACTAAGCCTAGAAGTGAAGGAACTTGGTACAACGAAAGTTGTCGCTGGCCTCCAACACATTGAGCGCTCAATTATTCAGTTTATCGCATCTGAAATCCGCCAGGGACAAGAGCGCAATGACATAGCGGAGTGTCATCCAGAAGTGGTTGCCTTTATTATTTTGCGGACGTATACCACGTTAGTCAACGAATGGGACAAACAATTTGCGCCTATTACGAATGACGAAATTCGGGAGACTTTTTATCAAGTCTTCGTACGTGGCCTTAGGCCGACTCTTCGCACAGAGAGCGAAACTCATTAA
- a CDS encoding DsrE family protein — translation MSKVLILLNAGPEDPSRVESAFGLTNVLATSPDIEHVALIFFAHAVELLTHEIYIEKATSFIEKGALVLACQAHAEKRHIDDTLRAGSVPLKYVGQDIVSLVKDGYQVISF, via the coding sequence ATGAGCAAAGTATTAATTCTTTTAAACGCTGGTCCAGAGGATCCTTCACGAGTGGAATCAGCATTTGGTCTAACCAATGTTCTAGCAACTTCACCCGATATCGAGCATGTTGCCCTTATTTTTTTTGCACATGCTGTAGAACTACTCACTCATGAGATCTATATAGAAAAGGCAACATCCTTTATTGAAAAGGGCGCACTTGTCCTTGCCTGTCAAGCACATGCCGAGAAAAGACATATTGATGACACCTTGCGTGCAGGCAGTGTACCACTAAAATATGTAGGCCAAGACATCGTTTCACTCGTTAAAGATGGATACCAAGTCATTTCATTCTAG